ATTTAAGCCATTTTATTTTTACTGACTCAGCGGGTACTAGTAGTGGCTTAGGGATGCCTCCTGATCCACGGGCAAGAGCATGCTGCCAGAATAACGGAATCTCTATTGAACATAGCAGATCTAGGCAGGTACAAAAGTTAGATTATTCATCTTTTGATTATATTATTGCTATGGATAAGAAGAATAAAATTCTTCTACAAAAATCTGCTCTTGATAAGAGTATATTAAGTAAAATTCACCTATTTCTGGATTTTTCGCACGACATTAATAGGAAGGGAAAAGATATACCTGATCCTTATTATTCTCCTGCTAAAGAATTTGAGAATATATTCAATCTTGTTGAAGAAGCCAGTGTAGGATTACTTCAGGAGATTTGTCGGCAGCATAATTATATAGCCGCTTGAAATAGGGAGAAATTTTTTACCCTTCTTTGAGAAATGGGAATAGAGTAAAGAAAATAAACTAAATAGTATAGTTCCCAATTTTTTGTTTTTGTACCTTCTTCATCTTGCTAGGCAGAAAAATAGTGATTAATACCAAAGAAAAGTGAAAAAGGAAAGAAACTTGTAAGATTAAGCTATAGCAAGAATCTAGATATACATTATAAGGAATATAAAATAAGGACCCTACTTAGAGGAGAGCTACTAAGTAGGGATAGTTTTTCAGCTTCTAAAAGGTTTAGAGCATCTTAATTTACTACAGATTCCTTTTGAATGTGTTGAAAATCTGATTCTGGGATTGCTAAATCCGTGGCTGCTTCTATCGTTTGTTGCACTATATCATTTTGGACTACCGTTTTGTTTTCTTTATGATCTTGCGAGTATTTACTTGAAGCAGCTGTTCGATGATAACGTCCTCTATATCTATTTCTATCTTGTCTTGGGCGATGATAAGGCTTAGGGGAAGAGGTATTATAATTTTCATTGGATTCGGATGGTTCTTTATTATTGCGATCTATCACTTCCTCTGATCTAGAGGAGGTACGGTATTGTTTTTTGCTATTTCTATAGTGGGATTTAGATTTATTCTGATGCTCATTTATATTTACTCTATTTTCTCCTAAATCCTCATGGTTAAATACTTTCCAAAAATGAATTAAAAACTCAGGCTGGGTTTTTAATGGAGCAGGCTTGAGCTTAAAAGGTAGGATATTGCTTTCTAAATCTTCTTTGGGTATCTTTGGAACGATTTCTGTAAGGACAGTTTCTTCTTTAGATTCAGAAGTATTTTTAGTAATCTCTACGTTTATAGGATCTTCTTTAACCGTATCAAATGAAAATCCATAATCCTTCATATCAAGAGAAGTATTAATTTTTTCTTTTTTCTTTTCTTCTTTTTCCTCGCTTTTAAATTTTTCAGACTCAAAAATAGGTGCCTCAATTCGAGAGTTTGGAATAAGAGATAGCTCTGTACCGTATCGCTTTTCAATTGCAGCTAAGAGAGTACGTTTTTTATTAAGCAAAAAAGAGGCAATAGGAACAGGTAATTGTATTTTAATAGAGATTAGTTTCTCTTGAGTTACTTTTTCTTCAATATGACGCAATATAGATAGAGCGAAGGATTCTGTTCCTCGAATATACCCCTTACCTTCACAGTTAGAACATGGTGTTTGATAGGTATCCCCTAGAGAGGGACGTAATCGTTGTCGAGACATTTCTAGAATACCAAATCTGGAAATACGACCCACTTGTATCCTTGCTCGATCTTCTCGTAAGCATTTTTTTAGTTGATGTTCCACCGATCTTTGGTGATGTACCATTGCCATATCGATAAAATCAATAACAATTAACCCTCCTAAATCTCGGATTCTCAATTGTCGTGCGATTTCTTCAGCTGCCTCTAAGTTTGTTGAAAGTGCTGTTGCTTGAATATCCTCCCCTTTATTAGCTCGGGCAGAATTCACATCAATTGCTGTTAATGCCTCTGTATAATCAATAACAATAGCACCCCCTGAAGATAAATGAACTTCTCGTTCAAAGGCTGATTCCACTTGATTTTCGATATCGAAGCGAGTAAATAGAGAAATTTTATCTTGATAAAGTTTTAATTTATGTACTTCATCAGGAATAACTTGGCACATAAAGTCATAGGCACGCTGGTAAATACTAGGGGTATCAATCAGTATCTCATCTACATCTAAATGTAAGTGATCTCGTAAAGCACGGATAATTACATCACTCTCTTGATAGATAAGAAAGGGGGTTTTTTTTCCTTCTGCGGTTGTTTTAATTATCTGCCAGAGATGAGTTAAATAATTAAAATCTCGTTGTAGCTCTTTTTCATTTTTGTTTGCTGCTGCTGTTCTGGCGATCAGCCCTATCCCCTCAGGAACATCTAGTGTATTTAAGGCAGATAAAAGACTGGATCGTTCTTGCCCTTCAATTCGGCGTGAAACCCCTCCTGCTTTCGAGTTATTTGGCATTAATACTAAATATTTACCCGCAAGGCTAATAAAAGTAGAAAGTGCTGCCCCTTTATTCCCTCGCTCCTCTTTCTCTATTTGAACAATAAGTTCTTGACCTTCTTTTAATAAATCTTGAATTTTAGGATAGCTTTCCCCAGAGGAAGATTGAAAATATTCATTGGATATATCTTTTAAAGGAAGAAATCCTTGCCGATCGGTACCATAATCAACAAATACTGCCTCTAAACTAGGTTCAATTCGAGTAATTTTTCCTTTATAAATATTTCCCTTTTTTTGCCCTCGGCTTGCATTTTCAATATCTAAATCTTGCAACTTCTTACCATTTACCATGGCTACACGCAGCTCTTCCGGGTGCGTTCCGTTAATTAACATTTTTTTCATCAATAATTCCCTAAAATTATGACAGATGCTGTCTTTGCATCCTTAATAAAATAGATAAATAGAGAATTTGAGTAAGAAATAAAAATAATAAAGAGAAGATAAATTCTGAAATAGCACCTAACTGTAAAAATAAGAATCTCATTTAAAATTATTAGAAAATTCAGTAGTTATTTTTTTCCTTTATCAATAGCTTTCTCTTTATAATGCTGTAAAA
This genomic window from Candidatus Nitrosacidococcus tergens contains:
- a CDS encoding low molecular weight protein-tyrosine-phosphatase; the protein is MAIGNWVRHRKSSTKATSSEHRINVLFVCTANVCRSPMAEGIFKQLVAQHNLSHFIFTDSAGTSSGLGMPPDPRARACCQNNGISIEHSRSRQVQKLDYSSFDYIIAMDKKNKILLQKSALDKSILSKIHLFLDFSHDINRKGKDIPDPYYSPAKEFENIFNLVEEASVGLLQEICRQHNYIAA
- a CDS encoding Rne/Rng family ribonuclease, translating into MKKMLINGTHPEELRVAMVNGKKLQDLDIENASRGQKKGNIYKGKITRIEPSLEAVFVDYGTDRQGFLPLKDISNEYFQSSSGESYPKIQDLLKEGQELIVQIEKEERGNKGAALSTFISLAGKYLVLMPNNSKAGGVSRRIEGQERSSLLSALNTLDVPEGIGLIARTAAANKNEKELQRDFNYLTHLWQIIKTTAEGKKTPFLIYQESDVIIRALRDHLHLDVDEILIDTPSIYQRAYDFMCQVIPDEVHKLKLYQDKISLFTRFDIENQVESAFEREVHLSSGGAIVIDYTEALTAIDVNSARANKGEDIQATALSTNLEAAEEIARQLRIRDLGGLIVIDFIDMAMVHHQRSVEHQLKKCLREDRARIQVGRISRFGILEMSRQRLRPSLGDTYQTPCSNCEGKGYIRGTESFALSILRHIEEKVTQEKLISIKIQLPVPIASFLLNKKRTLLAAIEKRYGTELSLIPNSRIEAPIFESEKFKSEEKEEKKKEKINTSLDMKDYGFSFDTVKEDPINVEITKNTSESKEETVLTEIVPKIPKEDLESNILPFKLKPAPLKTQPEFLIHFWKVFNHEDLGENRVNINEHQNKSKSHYRNSKKQYRTSSRSEEVIDRNNKEPSESNENYNTSSPKPYHRPRQDRNRYRGRYHRTAASSKYSQDHKENKTVVQNDIVQQTIEAATDLAIPESDFQHIQKESVVN